Part of the Pseudomonas abietaniphila genome is shown below.
CCATCTCCATCGAGCAGAAATCGACGTCGCACAACCCGCGTTCGACCGTCGGCACCATCACCGAGATCTACGACTACCTGCGTCTGCTGTACGCGCGGGTCGGACAGCCGCGTTGCCCGGATCATGACATTCCGCTGGAAGCGCAGACAGTCAGCCAGATGGTCGACCTGGTACTCGCCGAGCCTGAAGGCCGCAAACTGATGCTGCTGGCGCCCGTGGTGCGTGAGCGTAAAGGCGAGCACCTTGCCGTGTTCGAAGAACTTCGCGCGCAGGGTTTCGTGCGCGCCAGAGTCAATGGCAAGCTCTGCGAGCTCGACGAGCTGCCGAAACTGGACAAACAGAAGAAGCATTCCATTGACGTGGTCGTCGACCGCTTCAAGGTGCGCGCCGATCTGCAACAGCGCCTGGCCGAATCCTTCGAGACCGCGCTGAAGCTTGCCGACGGCATCGCGCTGGTTGCGCCGATGGACGACGAGCCCGGCGAGGAGATGATCTTCTCCGCCCGTTTCGCTTGCCCGATCTGCGGCCATGCGATCAGTGAACTGGAACCCAAGCTCTTCTCGTTCAACAACCCTGCGGGTGCGTGTCCGACCTGTGACGGCCTGGGCGTGAAGCAATTCTTCGACACCAAGCGACTGGTCAATGGCGAACTGACGCTGGCCGAAGGTGCGATTCGTGGCTGGGACCGGCGCAACGTTTATTACTTCCAGATGCTCGGCTCTCTGGCGAAGCACTATGGCTTTAGCCTGGAAGTACCGTTCAAGGCATTGCCTGCAGATCAGCAGAAGGTTCTGCTCAACGGCAGCGGCTCCCAGAACGTCGACTTCCGTTACCTGAATGACCGCGGCGACATCGTTAAACGCGCGCACCCGTTCGAGGGCATCGTCCCTAACCTTGAGCGCCGCTATCGGGAAACCGAATCTGCAACCGTGCGCGAAGAGCTGGCCAAGTTCCTCAGCACCCAACCCTGCCCGGACTGCCGTGGTACGCGCCTGCGTCGCGAAGCCCGGCATGTCTGGGTCGGTGAGAAAACGCTGCCTGCCGTGACCAACCTCCCCATCGGAGACGCCACCGATTATTTCGGCGGATTGAAGCTCACCGGACGTCGCGGCGAGATCGCCGACAAGATCCTCAAGGAGATCCGCGAGCGTTTGCAGTTCCTGGTAAACGTGGGTCTGGATTACCTGACGCTGGATCGCAGTGCTGACACGCTCTCGGGCGGCGAGGCTCAGCGCATCCGTCTTGCCAGTCAGATCGGCGCCGGCCTGGTGGGTGTCATGTACATCCTCGACGAGCCGTCCATCGGGCTGCACCAACGTGACAACGACCGACTGCTGGACACTCTTCGCCACCTGCGCGACATCGGCAACACCGTGATTGTGGTTGAGCATGACGAAGACGCAATCAGACTGGCCGACTACGTGGTGGACATCGGCCCGGGCGCGGGCGTGCACGGTGGTCACATCGTGGCCGAGGGCACGCCGCAGGAAGTCATGGCGCATCCGGACTCCCTGACGGGCAAATACCTCTCGGGGCGCGTAAAGATCGAAGTGCCTGCCAAGCGGACGCCACGGAACAAAAAACTGTCGCTCAAACTCAAGGGCGCGCGCGGCAACAACCTGCGCAACGTCGATCTGGAAATTCCGATTGGCCTGCTGACCTGCGTGACCGGCGTTTCGGGTTCAGGCAAATCGACGCTGATCAACAATACGCTGTTCCCGCTCAGCGCCACCGCGCTGAATGGCGCAACAACGCTGGAGGCCGCGGCGCACGACAGCATCGACGGGTTGCAGCATCTGGACAAGGTCGTCGACATCGACCAGAGCCCAATTGGCCGCACGCCGCGCTCGAACCCGGCGACGTACACCGGACTGTTCACGCCAATCCGTGAACTCTTCGCGGGTGTGCCGGAGTCGCGTTCACGCGGTTATGGCCCAGGGCGCTTTTCATTCAACGTCAAAGGCGGCCGCTGTGAAGCGTGTCAGGGCGATGGGCTGATCAAGGTGGAAATGCACTTCCTGCCTGACATCTATGTCCCGTGCGATGTGTGCAAGAGCAAGCGCTACAACCGCGAAACTCTGGAGATCAAATACAAGGGCAAAAGCATCCACGAGGTGCTGGAGATGACAATTGAAGAGGCGCGAGCGTTCTTTGATGCCGTGCCTGCCCTCGCGCGCAAGCTGCAAACCTTGATGGATGTGGGGCTTTCCTACATCAAGCTGGGCCAATCAGCGACCACACTGTCGGGCGGCGAGGCACAACGGGTGAAACTCTCCCGGGAGCTCTCCAAACGCGACACCGGAAAGACCCTGTACATCCTCGATGAGCCGACCACAGGTCTGCACTTCGCCGATATTCAGCAGTTGCTGGACGTATTGCACCGCCTGCGTGATCACGGCAACACCGTGGTTGTGATCGAACACAACCTGGACGTGATCAAGACAGCCGACTGGCTGGTAGACCTTGGTCCTGAAGGCGGCTCCAAAGGTGGCCAGATCATCGCGACAGGTACACCGGAGCAAGTGGCGGGGATGAAACAATCCTACACAGGCCATTACCTGAAGCCGCTGCTGGAACGTGATCGAGCGTAATCACTGACCGCAACACAAACTAAAAAGCCCCTGCCGTGAAGATCACGACAGGGGCTTTTTGTTGGGCCGGAGTCAGAACTGCGATTGCAGGTAGTTCTCAAGACCAATGGACTTGATCAACCCCATCTGCTTTTCGAGCCAGTAGGTGTGATCCTCTTCAGTGTCTGCCAGCTGGACACGGAGAATGTCACGGCTGACGTAGTCCTTGTGTTGCTCACAGAGCGCGATGCCCTTGCACAGCGCAGCACGGACCTTGTATTCGAGACGGAGGTCACTGGCGAGCATCTCAGGGACCGTCGTGCCGACGTCGAGATCATCCGGACGCATGCGCGGCGTACCTTCAAGCATCAGAATCCGGCGCATTAACGCATCAGCGTGCTGTGCCTCTTCTTCCATCTCGTGGTTGATACGCTCGTACAGCTTGCTGAAACCCCAATCTTCATACATACGGGAATGAATGAAGTATTGATCGCGCGCAGCCAATTCGCCGGTCAGCAGCGTGTTGAGGTAATCGATGACGTCCGGGTGGCCTTGCATCGCCGTGAATCTCCTTCGTGAAAGTCGATAGTTTGAACCAACATTAGAGACAGGTCACTCGATCAGAAGCAGAAAAGTGAAGAAACGCTGTCAATTTCTGACATTTGGTGCTTAAAACGCGGCTAAATGAGGAGAGTTCCGTTTATCACTTAGACTTAGCGCAATAGTTGCGCAAAGTAACTGATAACGCGTTGTATTTAGTGAATGCCGAAAAACAAAAAACCGGGCACTAGGCCCGGTTCTTTGTAACGACTGACGTCTTATTCAGCAGCTTCTACAGAGCCACCGACAGGACGATCAACCAGTTCGACGTACGCCATTGGCGCGTTGTCGCCAGCGCGGAAACCGCACTTGAGGATGCGCAGGTAGCCACCCTCACGAGTTGCATAACGCTTGCCCAGGTCGTTGAACAGCTTGCCGACCATTTCTTTCGAACGGGTACGGTCAAATGCCAGACGACGGTTAGCAACGCTATCAACCTTGGCCAGGGTGATCAGCGGCTCGGCAACGCGGCGCAGTTCCTTGGCTTTCGGCAGGGTAGTTTTGATCAGCTCGTGCTCGAACAGCGACACCGCCATGTTTTGGAACATGGCCTTACGGTGAGAGCTGGTACGGCTCAGGTGACGTCCACTTTTACGATGACGCATGGTTCATTCCTTACCAAACACAACGTTCGGTGATTACGACGATCAGGCAGTCGCCTTGTCGTCCTTCTTAAGACTTGCAGGCGGCCAGTTGTCGAGGCGCATGCCGAGGGAGAGACCACGAGAAGCCAGAACGTCCTTGATTTCAGTCAAGGATTTCTTGCCCAGGTTCGGAGTCTTCAACAGTTCTACTTCGGTGCGCTGAATCAGGTCACCGATGTAGTAAATGTTCTCCGCCTTAAGGCAGTTGGCCGAACGTACGGTCAGTTCCAAATCGTCAACCGGACGAAGCAGGATCGGATCGATCTCGTCTTCCTGTTCGACTACCACTGGCTCACTGTCACCTTTGAGGTCGACGAACGCAGCCAACTGCTGTTGCAGAATGGTTGCAGCGCGGCGGATTGCCTCTTCAGGATCCAGAGTACCGTTGGTTTCCAGATCAATAACCAGTTTGTCCAGGTTAGTACGTTGTTCGACACGGGCGTTTTCCACCACGTATGCGATACGACGAACCGGGCTGAACGAGGAGTCAAGCTGCAAGCGACCGATGCTGCGGCTTTCGTCTTCGTCGCTCTGACGCGAGTCTGCTGGTTCATAACCGCGACCACGAGCTACAACGAGCTTCATGTTCAGGGCGCCGTTAGACGCCAGGTTAGCGATTACGTGATCGGGGTTAACGATCTCGACATCATGATCCAGCTGAATATCGGCAGCGGTAACCACCCCCGAACCCTTCTTCGACAAGGTCAGCGTAACTTCGTCTCGACCGTGCAGCTTGATAGCCAGACCTTTAAGGTTCAACAGGATTTCAATGACATCTTCCTGTACACCTTCGATGGCGCTGTACTCGTGGAGTACACCGTCAATCTCGGCCTCGACTACTGCACAGCCGGGCATGGAGGACAACAGGATGCGGCGCAGCGCGTTGCCCAGGGTATGGCCGAAACCACGCTCGAGAGGCTCGAGTGTGATCTTGGCGCGGGTTGGACTGACAACCTGCACATCAATGTGGCGGGGTGTCAGGAACTCATTTACCGAAATCTGCATGGATGCACCTATTTTCTAGCCCTTACTTGGAGTAGAGCTCGACAATCAGGCTTTCGTTGATGTCGGCGGACAGATCACTGCGAGCTGGAACGCTTTTGAAAACGCCAGATTTCTTCTCAGTGTCTACTTCTACCCATTCTACGCGGCCACGTTGGGCACACAGATCGAGAGCCTGGACGATACGCAGTTGGTTTTTCGCTTTTTCGCGAATAGCGACTACGTCACCAGCACGAACCTGGTAGGACGGAACGTTAACGGTTTTGCCGTTGACGCTAACCGACTTGTGCGATACCAGTTGACGAGATTCGGCACGAGTAGAACCGAAACCCATACGGTATACGACGTTGTCCAGACGGCATTCGAGCAGTTGCAGCAGGTTCTCACCCGTAGCGCCTTTCTTGCCGGCAGCTTCTTTGTAGTAACCGCTGAACTGACGCTCGAGAACGCCATAGATACGACGGACTTTCTGCTTTTCACGCAGTTGGGTGCCGTAGTCGGATTGGCGACCGCGGCGCTGACCGTGGATACCTGGTGCAGCTTCGATGTTGCACTTCGATTCGATCGCGCGCACGCCGCTCTTCAGGAAGAGATCGGTGCCTTCGCGACGAGCGAGTTTGCATTTTGGACCAATGTAACGAGCCATTCTTTACAATCTCCTGGATTAC
Proteins encoded:
- the uvrA gene encoding excinuclease ABC subunit UvrA yields the protein MDKILIRGARTHNLKNIDLTLPRDKLIVITGLSGSGKSSLAFDTLYAEGQRRYVESLSAYARQFLSMMEKPDVDTIEGLSPAISIEQKSTSHNPRSTVGTITEIYDYLRLLYARVGQPRCPDHDIPLEAQTVSQMVDLVLAEPEGRKLMLLAPVVRERKGEHLAVFEELRAQGFVRARVNGKLCELDELPKLDKQKKHSIDVVVDRFKVRADLQQRLAESFETALKLADGIALVAPMDDEPGEEMIFSARFACPICGHAISELEPKLFSFNNPAGACPTCDGLGVKQFFDTKRLVNGELTLAEGAIRGWDRRNVYYFQMLGSLAKHYGFSLEVPFKALPADQQKVLLNGSGSQNVDFRYLNDRGDIVKRAHPFEGIVPNLERRYRETESATVREELAKFLSTQPCPDCRGTRLRREARHVWVGEKTLPAVTNLPIGDATDYFGGLKLTGRRGEIADKILKEIRERLQFLVNVGLDYLTLDRSADTLSGGEAQRIRLASQIGAGLVGVMYILDEPSIGLHQRDNDRLLDTLRHLRDIGNTVIVVEHDEDAIRLADYVVDIGPGAGVHGGHIVAEGTPQEVMAHPDSLTGKYLSGRVKIEVPAKRTPRNKKLSLKLKGARGNNLRNVDLEIPIGLLTCVTGVSGSGKSTLINNTLFPLSATALNGATTLEAAAHDSIDGLQHLDKVVDIDQSPIGRTPRSNPATYTGLFTPIRELFAGVPESRSRGYGPGRFSFNVKGGRCEACQGDGLIKVEMHFLPDIYVPCDVCKSKRYNRETLEIKYKGKSIHEVLEMTIEEARAFFDAVPALARKLQTLMDVGLSYIKLGQSATTLSGGEAQRVKLSRELSKRDTGKTLYILDEPTTGLHFADIQQLLDVLHRLRDHGNTVVVIEHNLDVIKTADWLVDLGPEGGSKGGQIIATGTPEQVAGMKQSYTGHYLKPLLERDRA
- the rplQ gene encoding 50S ribosomal protein L17 — its product is MRHRKSGRHLSRTSSHRKAMFQNMAVSLFEHELIKTTLPKAKELRRVAEPLITLAKVDSVANRRLAFDRTRSKEMVGKLFNDLGKRYATREGGYLRILKCGFRAGDNAPMAYVELVDRPVGGSVEAAE
- a CDS encoding DNA-directed RNA polymerase subunit alpha; translation: MQISVNEFLTPRHIDVQVVSPTRAKITLEPLERGFGHTLGNALRRILLSSMPGCAVVEAEIDGVLHEYSAIEGVQEDVIEILLNLKGLAIKLHGRDEVTLTLSKKGSGVVTAADIQLDHDVEIVNPDHVIANLASNGALNMKLVVARGRGYEPADSRQSDEDESRSIGRLQLDSSFSPVRRIAYVVENARVEQRTNLDKLVIDLETNGTLDPEEAIRRAATILQQQLAAFVDLKGDSEPVVVEQEDEIDPILLRPVDDLELTVRSANCLKAENIYYIGDLIQRTEVELLKTPNLGKKSLTEIKDVLASRGLSLGMRLDNWPPASLKKDDKATA
- the bfr gene encoding bacterioferritin codes for the protein MQGHPDVIDYLNTLLTGELAARDQYFIHSRMYEDWGFSKLYERINHEMEEEAQHADALMRRILMLEGTPRMRPDDLDVGTTVPEMLASDLRLEYKVRAALCKGIALCEQHKDYVSRDILRVQLADTEEDHTYWLEKQMGLIKSIGLENYLQSQF
- the rpsD gene encoding 30S ribosomal protein S4; protein product: MARYIGPKCKLARREGTDLFLKSGVRAIESKCNIEAAPGIHGQRRGRQSDYGTQLREKQKVRRIYGVLERQFSGYYKEAAGKKGATGENLLQLLECRLDNVVYRMGFGSTRAESRQLVSHKSVSVNGKTVNVPSYQVRAGDVVAIREKAKNQLRIVQALDLCAQRGRVEWVEVDTEKKSGVFKSVPARSDLSADINESLIVELYSK